One genomic segment of Choristoneura fumiferana chromosome Z, NRCan_CFum_1, whole genome shotgun sequence includes these proteins:
- the LOC141439678 gene encoding calaxin-like — protein sequence MSASLDSALDPMEEIRFRKKNGQMWIEIQKETHFNFDELEQIMVIFFKIQKRDEKPAAFDLISRAHFRDVLHTGLGMTDAYMMERVMVALDRGTSPYVTMATFAKAMSLYLRGDLEERITYAFTCYDLLGEGYLRRETMYQLMKKSISKASRDDDVEEAVKEFVDIMLKRMDLDLDGVINFNDFHKAVVNTPPLLESLGYCLPERPAVYSFLATWCPTWGKM from the exons ATGTCGGCTTCACTGGACTCGGCTTTGGATCCTATGGAGGAGATTCGCTTCCGCAAAAAGAATGGACAAATGTGGATTGAGATACAGAAGGAAACGCATTTCAATTTCGACGAATTGGAAC AAATAAtggtgatattttttaaaatacagaAGCGCGACGAAAAGCCAGCTGCATTTGATTTGATATCAAG AGCTCATTTCCGTGACGTCCTGCATACGGGGCTGGGAATGACAGATGCATACATGATGGAGCGGGTTATGGTGGCACTAGACCGCGGCACGTCACCctacgttaccatggcaacctTCGCTAAAGCCATGTCGCTGTATCTGCGAGGCGATCTGGAGGAACGCATCACTTACGCATTTacg TGCTACGACTTACTGGGTGAAGGTTATTTGCGGAGAGAGACTATGTACCAACTCATGAAAAAAAGTATATCTAAGGCATCACGTGATGACGATGTCGAAGAAGCTGTCAAG GAATTCGTGGACATAATGCTGAAGCGGATGGACTTAGATCTGGACGGGGTAATCAACTTCAACGACTTTCACAAGGCTGTGGTGAACACGCCGCCGCTTCTCGAGAGCCTCGGCTACTGTTTGCCGGAGAGGCCCGCCGTCTACTCTTTTCTTGCGACCTGGTGCCCCACCTGGGGGAAAATGTGA